One part of the Nitrosophilus kaiyonis genome encodes these proteins:
- a CDS encoding Lrp/AsnC family transcriptional regulator, giving the protein MEKDFLNLIQKEFPIEERPFEILAKKLNSDEDKLIEIYKKLKDEKIIRQTSAIFDTKSLGYKSSLVAFMVDDIENAANFINTHPGVSHNYERDNEFNLWFTIAVEPDSKLGLEKTVELMAKKVNAKDFIVLPTIKMFKIKVQLDVKGDRAKKEKLEKKKKIELKLEPLHFELIKRLQEDIEPVKKPFEKIVRDLNIDYETLKKEAQNLQNAGILRRFASILYHRRAGFNANAMVVWSVDEKNALEIGEKVASFTAVSHCYLRPTYPKWPYPLFSMIHGKTKEEVENVVKDIKKEINPKDYKYLYSTREFKKQRIKYFSDEFKEWEKKYA; this is encoded by the coding sequence ATGGAAAAGGATTTTTTAAATCTAATTCAAAAAGAGTTTCCTATTGAAGAGAGACCTTTTGAGATTTTAGCTAAAAAATTAAATAGTGATGAAGATAAATTGATAGAAATTTATAAAAAATTAAAAGATGAAAAGATAATTAGACAAACTTCAGCCATTTTTGATACTAAATCTTTAGGTTATAAATCCTCTTTAGTGGCTTTTATGGTTGATGATATTGAAAATGCAGCAAATTTTATAAATACCCATCCAGGAGTTAGCCACAATTATGAAAGAGACAATGAATTTAATCTTTGGTTTACAATAGCAGTTGAGCCTGATAGCAAATTGGGTTTAGAAAAGACAGTTGAATTAATGGCAAAAAAAGTTAATGCAAAAGATTTTATTGTACTTCCTACAATTAAGATGTTTAAAATAAAAGTACAATTAGATGTAAAAGGTGATAGAGCAAAAAAAGAGAAACTTGAAAAAAAGAAAAAAATTGAACTAAAATTAGAACCACTTCATTTTGAGTTGATAAAAAGATTACAAGAAGATATAGAACCTGTTAAAAAACCTTTTGAGAAAATAGTTAGGGATTTAAATATTGATTATGAAACACTAAAAAAAGAGGCACAAAATTTACAAAATGCTGGAATTTTGAGAAGATTTGCCTCTATTTTGTATCATAGAAGAGCAGGTTTTAATGCAAATGCAATGGTAGTTTGGAGTGTTGATGAGAAAAATGCACTTGAAATTGGAGAGAAAGTTGCTAGTTTCACTGCTGTTAGCCACTGCTATCTAAGACCAACATACCCAAAATGGCCATATCCTTTATTTAGTATGATACATGGTAAAACTAAAGAGGAAGTAGAAAATGTAGTTAAAGATATCAAAAAAGAGATAAATCCAAAAGATTACAAATATCTTTATTCAACAAGAGAGTTTAAAAAGCAGAGAATAAAATATTTTAGTGATGAATTTAAAGAGTGGGAGAAAAAATATGCTTGA